A section of the Streptomyces sp. NBC_00178 genome encodes:
- a CDS encoding ABC transporter ATP-binding protein, with translation MIPAGSLLCARDLRKSYGPTHALDGASFSVHPGEVVAVMGPSGSGKSTLLHCLAGIVTPDSGSITYDGRELSALSDAERSALRRSDFGFVFQFGQLVPELTCLENVALPLRLDGTRRKDAERTARQWMEHLEVDDLASQRPGEVSGGQGQRVAVARALVASPKVVFADEPTGALDSLNGERVMRLLTESARTANTAVVIVTHEARVAAYSDRDIVVRDGRCRDAEHAV, from the coding sequence GTGATCCCGGCCGGCTCCCTGCTCTGTGCCCGGGACCTGCGCAAGAGCTACGGCCCGACGCACGCCCTCGACGGCGCCTCCTTCTCCGTGCACCCCGGCGAGGTCGTCGCCGTCATGGGCCCCTCCGGATCCGGCAAGTCGACCCTGCTGCACTGCCTGGCGGGCATCGTGACCCCCGACTCCGGCAGCATCACCTACGACGGGCGTGAACTGTCCGCCCTGTCCGACGCGGAGCGCAGCGCGCTGCGCCGCAGCGACTTCGGGTTCGTCTTCCAGTTCGGCCAGCTCGTCCCGGAACTGACCTGCCTGGAGAACGTCGCCCTGCCCCTGCGTCTCGACGGGACCAGGCGCAAGGACGCCGAACGCACCGCCCGGCAGTGGATGGAACACCTGGAGGTCGACGACCTCGCCTCCCAGCGCCCGGGCGAGGTGTCCGGCGGGCAGGGCCAGCGCGTCGCGGTGGCCCGCGCCCTGGTGGCCTCCCCCAAGGTGGTCTTCGCCGACGAGCCCACGGGCGCGCTGGACTCGCTCAACGGCGAGCGGGTCATGCGCCTGCTCACCGAATCCGCCAGGACCGCGAACACGGCCGTCGTGATCGTCACGCACGAGGCCCGCGTCGCCGCCTACTCCGACCGCGACATCGTCGTACGCGACGGCCGGTGCCGCGACGCGGAGCACGCGGTATGA